In Nitrospirota bacterium, a single genomic region encodes these proteins:
- a CDS encoding cytochrome c3 family protein, which translates to MKSHVLRPLYVVIGIIALVLIIRGFIVPKDFGVYDRGYMYSWYRKSNEDEWKAFKVKHRSSEYCKDCHTDKYSSIMQTPHAIIQCENCHDPAIDHPENPPKLSINKSREQCLRCHSYLPYPTSNRANIKAIDPDNHNPDIECVMCHNPHKPSLEGFKK; encoded by the coding sequence GTGAAGAGCCATGTCTTAAGACCGCTTTATGTAGTAATCGGCATTATTGCCCTTGTGCTGATTATCAGGGGGTTCATTGTGCCAAAAGACTTTGGCGTATATGATAGGGGCTATATGTATAGCTGGTACAGGAAGTCCAATGAGGATGAATGGAAGGCCTTCAAGGTAAAACACAGGTCTTCCGAGTACTGCAAAGACTGCCACACTGATAAATACTCTTCGATAATGCAGACACCACATGCTATTATCCAGTGCGAAAACTGCCATGACCCTGCAATAGACCACCCTGAGAATCCTCCAAAGCTTTCAATCAATAAGAGCAGAGAACAGTGTCTGAGGTGCCATTCATACCTTCCCTATCCAACGAGCAACAGGGCAAACATAAAAGCGATAGACCCTGACAATCACAATCCAGACATCGAGTGTGTCATGTGCCATAATCCTCACAAACCATCACTGGAGGGATTTAAAAAATGA